In the Passer domesticus isolate bPasDom1 chromosome 4, bPasDom1.hap1, whole genome shotgun sequence genome, one interval contains:
- the OCIAD1 gene encoding OCIA domain-containing protein 1 codes for MEAGQGPGPGGDAAEREVPKPYVPTEEERRLLKECAEESFRYRAFPLAAVSMLGTSFLIRKGVLRDTSRIGSFIKVAFAGMCGYLAGKISYLPICSEKFKKLKDSPIGDVLRQAQRHSSPNRSSRKSEFSDVPSQSFTEPSSPRAGFPPSSSYSDDYSSTDRALSSYDPIPFSASLNESSPTGITDYTVQEPAPVPEESRKKKGITYEELRNKHRQTYDVMQPPKAETPSKFSQEKPAKEVKVNKYGDTWDE; via the exons ATGGAGGCCGGGCAGGGCCCCGGGCCCGGCGGCGACGCGGCCGAG AGGGAAGTACCAAAGCCCTATGTTCCAACGGAGGAGGAAAGAAGACTCCTCAAGGAATGTGCTGAAGAGAGTTTTCGGTATAGAG ctTTTCCTTTGGCTGCAGTGAGCATGCTTGGTACTAGTTTCTTGATTAGAAAAG GTGTTCTGAGAGATACCTCAAGAATTGGCTCTTTTATTAAAGTTGCAT ttgctGGAATGTGTGGATACCTGGCTGGAAAGATATCCTACTTGCCAATCTGTAGCGAGAAATTTAAGAAACTGAAGGATTCCCCAATAGGAGATGTTCTACGACAAGCTCAGAGACATAGTTCACCTAA TCGTTCCAGTCGTAAATCTGAATTTTCAGACGTACCTTCTCAGTCCTTTACTGAGCCATCCTCTCCAAGAGCTGGATTCCCACCTTCTTCTAGCTATTCAGATGATTACAGCTCAACAGATAGAGCCCTCTCAAGTTATGACCCCATTCCATTCAGTGCTTCTCTGAATGAATCTTCACCTACAGGAATTACTGATTACACTGTTCAAG aACCTGCTCCAGTTCCAGAAGAAAGTCgtaaaaaaaaaggcatcacATATGAGGAATTAAGGAATAAACACAGACAGACGTATGATGTAATGCAACCACCAAAGGCAGAAACTCCAAGCaagttttcacaggaaaaaccaGCTAAGGAAG